In the genome of Arthrobacter sp. PAMC25284, the window GCCGGCCTGCTGTACTCCGTCATGGGACTCAGTTCCGCGGCAGCGGCGCTCTCGGTAGCCTATTGGTCCCGGCGGTTCACCGTCCAGGCCCGCTGGGTGGCGTGCGCCGCCCTGATGATCGGGCTAGCCTCGCTTCTGCTGCTCCCCACGACGGCATTGTCCATGATCGTGGTGCTGCTGTTCCTGGGCCTGCCCGTCGGTCCACTCATGGTCACCGTCTTCGCAATCGGCGGCGCCGTCGCCCCGGCCGCGAAGCTCGGTACCGTCATGACCGCCCTGGCCAGCGGCATCGTCGCCGGCCAGGCCCTCGGTTCCTCCGTGGCGGGCCGGCTGGCCGAGGACCACGGCTCCACCGCGGCCTTTCTTGTTTCGGTCTGCGCCGCGGCCGGGTTGTTCCTGCTCGGGGCCGCGGCCGCCGCGGTCATCCGGCGGCGGAACCCGGCCTGACGGTCCTGGCGCCTCAGCCCAACTGGGTCTCGATGCGCGCGGCACTCGCCGCCAGGGCAGCCGCCACCTCGTCCGGGTCCTGGTCCGCACGGATGTAGACGACGGCGAGCGCTGCGGGCCGCCCGCCGGGAATCCTGACCGGTACGGCGAGCGAGGAAACCCCGGCAATGACCTCGTCGTGGCTGGCGGCGTAGCCGCGGCGGCGGGCTTCGGCAGCTTCCGTCCGGTACTCGGTCCCCGGTGCGAGGATGCCCCATTCGGACTCCGAGAGCGCGGACTGGATGGCAATTCCCGGAGCGCCCCGGTTGATCGGGTGCCGTGATCCCGGGTGCTGCACCACCACGGCCCCGGCGTGGCGGGGATCGACGGTGACCAGGGTGACGCAGTCCTCGTGATCCCACACCGCCACAAACGCGCTCATCATCAGCGAGTTGGCCAACTGGGTGAGTTCCGGAAGTGCCGCCGTCTGCAGGCTCCGGGAGACGCCCCTGGCCAGAACGGCGAGGCCGGGTCCGGGCTGGACCCTGCCGGCGTCGTCGCGGACCAGGAGGGAATGGTCCTCCAATGTGCGCAGGATGCGGTAGGCCACCGAACGATGGACGCCCATGGCGTCAGCCAGCTCGGCAATCGTGAGGGGGCGCTGGACCTCGGCGAGGATCTCGAGGGCGCGGATGCCGCGGGAGAGCGTCTGGGACGGAGATGCCTGGGCGCTGCCGGCGTTCGTGGTCATGGCTTCCATCCTAGGTGTGCACTGCCGGTGTACCGGGACGGTCCCCGGTCAACCCTTGTTTTTCGGAATACCACGGGTTATCGTTCTATATATGAAGTTGATGTTCGATTATAGAACACACTTTATACTTGAAGTGCAGAGCAGACAAGAAGTGGCCCCTGGGACATAAAGACCTTGAGCGGAGATTATCCAGGGAGCATCGTTAATGAACCGCCGCACCCACCGGACCGGATCGAGGTCCGGAAGCGCCAGACAAAATGCAAGGGATCGATGATGATTGCCAAGCCCCGCGCCGCAGGGCATCTCGATGCCCCGGACCGAATGTCCGGCCCCCGCACCAGCCATTTCCGCGGCAGTCTCGGCAGGTTCGCCACCGGCGTCGCGATTGTCACGTTTGACGGGGCAGCCAGACGCCACGGCATCACCGTCAACTCCTTCACCTCGGTGTCCATGGAGCCGCCGCTGGTGCTCGTGAGCATTGCCCGCTCCGCGAAGGCACACGATGAGCTGGCCGGCCGGCCGTTCAGCGTCAACATCCTCGGCGCGGAGCAGCGCCGGCTCGCGATGCACTTCGCCGGGAGCCCGGGACCCGAACCGCTGTGGGTCGAAGGCGAGACGGCGCCGCGGCTCTCCAACGTTCTCGCCTACTTCGAGTGCACCCCGTGGGCGGCGTACGACGGCGGCGACCACACGCTGTATCTCGGCGAGGTCGTGGACTTCAACTACCGCAGCGGGGATGCGCTCGCCTACGCCAACAGCGCCTTCACGACCATTCCGGAAAGCCAACTGGGTGTGGAAGACCTGCTCTAGGCAAAGCGCAACATCTTGGCCACGGCGCAGCACTTTTGTACAGCGCAGCACTTTTGTACAGCGCAGCACTTTCGACACAGCTCAACGAGGACTGGAGAGATGATCATGGGTATCCGCACCGGCCGGCAGTACCTGGACAAACTCAACGCCATGACGCCGCATGTCACGATCAACGGCGAGGTGGTGAGCGAAAAGATTGCCGAGCACCCCGCCTTCCGGAACGTGGCGCGTTCGTACGCGAAGCTCTTCGACATGCAGCATGATCCGGCCTACCAGGGGGCGCTGACGTACACCTCGCCCAGCACCGGCGATCTGGTCAACGCGTCCTTCCTCGTACCCAGAACAGCCGGGGACCTCGAGCGCCGGCGCCGGGCCATCTCCACCTGGGCGGAATCCTCCCACGGCTTCCTGGGCCGCTCGGGCGACTGCATGAACTCCGCACTCACCGCCCTCGGCTCCGCGCAGACATGGTTTACCCAGGCCGGCCCAAAGTACGCCGACAACATCCGCAACTACTACGAATGGGCCCGCGAAAACGACATTCTGGCCACCCACACCCTGATCCCGCCCCAGGTCAACCGGTCGGTTTCGGGCTCGGAGCAACTCGGCGGGCAGCTCTCGGCCCGGATCGTGGAGGAGCGTGAGGACGGGATCGTCGTCCACGGTGCCCGGATGCTCGCCACCATCGCCCCGATCGCTGACGAACTGCTCGTCTTTCCTTCCACGGTCCTCCGCGGGACCCCCGAGGATGCGCCCTACTCCTATGCCTTCGCCATTCCCAATGATGCCCCGGGCCTGCGCTACCTCTGCCGCAGCTCGCTGTATAACGGCGGCAGTACCCACGACGAACCGCTCGCGTCCCGCTATGAGGAAATGGACGCCGTCGCCGTCTTCGACCACGTCTTTGTGCCCAACGCGCGGATCTTTATGCTCGGCAACCCCCAGTTGTGCAATGCGTTCTACACAGAAACCGGCGCCGGTGCACTCATGACGCACCAGGTCGTTACCCGGACCATCGCCAAGAGCGAGTTCTTCCTCGGCCTGGCCTCCGAACTCGCCGAGTCCATCGGCATCGACGGTTTCCAGCACATTCAGGAGGATATCGCCGAGCTCATCGTCGACGTCGAGATCGGCAAGGCCCTGATCCGGGCCTCCGAGGCCGATGCTGCCCTGAACGAGGCCGGCGTTCTGCTGCCGAAGTGGACCACGCTGAACGCGGCCCGCAACTGGTACCCCAAGATTGCCCAGCGCTTCCCGCAGATCATCCGCAAGTTCTCGGCCTCGGGCCTCATGGCACTGCCGGGGGAAGCCGATGTCCACAGCGAGGCGCGGGCGGACATCGACCTGTACCTCCAGGGAAAGACCCTCACCGGTCCGGAACGGGTCAGGCTGTTCAAGCTCGCGTTCGACGCCTCTATTTCCGGCTTCGCCGGGCGTCAGTCCCTCTATGAGTACTTCTTCTTCGGCGATCCGGTACGGATGGCCGCGGCCATGGTCAACAGCTACGACCGCGAACCGGCCCGGGCGCGCGTCCGCGATCTGCTTAGCCGTGCGGACTGAGACGCGGGGATCGAGGGCACCGCCCCGATTTCTGTGGGTGGCCGCACATTCCCACGGCAAACACGTGCGCCGGATCACATTTCCTAGTAGTCTAATTTCAACCAACTGACCGTTCGATCAGTTAATCACCTGCACCCATCCCGGCAGCACCTCTGCCACCAACAACGGAGTTCCAATGACCGCAACTTCATCCGTCGATCTCGAGGCGGGTCCCAGCAGCAAGCGCGAGGAACGCAAAGTCCTCGCAGGGACCCTGGTGGGAACCACTATCGAGTGGTACGACTTCTTTATTTTTGCCCAGCTGACCGCAACGCTGCTGTCTCCGCTGTTCCTGGCCCCGCTCAACGCCTCCAATCCGGGCCTGGCTCAGATTCTTTCCTTCGCCCTCATCGGCATCAGCTTCCTGTTCCGCCCGCTTGGCGCCATCGTCGCCGGCCACCTCGGCGACCGCCTCGGTCGCAAGGCGATGCTGGTCTTCACCCTCATCATGATGGGTGCCGCCACGGCCCTGATCGGCATGCTCCCGACGTACAACGAGATCGGCGTCTGGGCGCCTATCCTGCTGATCACGCTGCGTGTGGTCCAGGGCTTCTCGGCCGGCGGCGAATGGGGCGGCGCGGCACTGATGGCTGTGGAGCACGCTCCCAAGTCCAAGCGCGGCCTGTTCGGCGCCTACCCGCAGATCGGCGTCCCGGTGGGCATGATCCTCGCCACCGGCCTGCTGTACTTCCTCAACACCAGCATGTCCAAGGAAGACTTCGCAGCCTGGGGCTGGCGCGTCCCGTTCCTGCTCTCGATCCTCCTGATCGTGGTCGGCTACCTCATCCGCCGCGCCGTGGCCGAAAGCCCGGTCTTCAAGGAAATGACCGAACGCA includes:
- a CDS encoding IclR family transcriptional regulator, whose amino-acid sequence is MTTNAGSAQASPSQTLSRGIRALEILAEVQRPLTIAELADAMGVHRSVAYRILRTLEDHSLLVRDDAGRVQPGPGLAVLARGVSRSLQTAALPELTQLANSLMMSAFVAVWDHEDCVTLVTVDPRHAGAVVVQHPGSRHPINRGAPGIAIQSALSESEWGILAPGTEYRTEAAEARRRGYAASHDEVIAGVSSLAVPVRIPGGRPAALAVVYIRADQDPDEVAAALAASAARIETQLG
- the hpaB gene encoding 4-hydroxyphenylacetate 3-monooxygenase, oxygenase component, translated to MGIRTGRQYLDKLNAMTPHVTINGEVVSEKIAEHPAFRNVARSYAKLFDMQHDPAYQGALTYTSPSTGDLVNASFLVPRTAGDLERRRRAISTWAESSHGFLGRSGDCMNSALTALGSAQTWFTQAGPKYADNIRNYYEWARENDILATHTLIPPQVNRSVSGSEQLGGQLSARIVEEREDGIVVHGARMLATIAPIADELLVFPSTVLRGTPEDAPYSYAFAIPNDAPGLRYLCRSSLYNGGSTHDEPLASRYEEMDAVAVFDHVFVPNARIFMLGNPQLCNAFYTETGAGALMTHQVVTRTIAKSEFFLGLASELAESIGIDGFQHIQEDIAELIVDVEIGKALIRASEADAALNEAGVLLPKWTTLNAARNWYPKIAQRFPQIIRKFSASGLMALPGEADVHSEARADIDLYLQGKTLTGPERVRLFKLAFDASISGFAGRQSLYEYFFFGDPVRMAAAMVNSYDREPARARVRDLLSRAD
- a CDS encoding flavin reductase family protein — its product is MMIAKPRAAGHLDAPDRMSGPRTSHFRGSLGRFATGVAIVTFDGAARRHGITVNSFTSVSMEPPLVLVSIARSAKAHDELAGRPFSVNILGAEQRRLAMHFAGSPGPEPLWVEGETAPRLSNVLAYFECTPWAAYDGGDHTLYLGEVVDFNYRSGDALAYANSAFTTIPESQLGVEDLL